DNA from Prunus persica cultivar Lovell chromosome G6, Prunus_persica_NCBIv2, whole genome shotgun sequence:
TAACTCAGGGGCTCGATACCAACGAGTTACAACATATTCTGTCATGAAATCTGTCTCTGATGTAGTTCTAGCGAGCCCAAAGTCACAAATCTTAAGGTCACAATTTGCATTGAGAAGCAGGTTGCTTGGTTTCAGATCGCGGTGCAAAACATTTGCAGAGTGGATGTACTTCAATCCCCGCAGCAATTGATACAGGAAGTACTGCCAAAAACATTACGTGTCGCTTAAGATAAGTGATCTAAGTTTCAATCTCAAAGAATTTATAAGGTTGCATATTCATACTACAATCAGAGCATGTATGTTGCTAATACAACATGACTAACACATAGGAAGGAGAGATTAGTAACAGAAGCAACAACTTTATAAATAGCAGTAAACAAAAGAAGCAAGTATGAACCAGATGTTCAATACAAAGTAACTAATCATTGAATGGCTTGACGCATTACATAATAGCCTTTGCAAATTTAAGGGGAAAAATTGGTATACATCATGGCCCTGAGGTGGTCCTAATCAAACATATCACACTTCTATGTTACACTAACCTACACAGTGCCCTACAAGTTAGATTGTTTCCCCTCATTCACCAAACCTATGTGTATCTTGATTGGAAATGTAAAGAATGTCAATCGTAATTAAGCAGCAGCAGtcacttttaattttcttgttcAGAGAGACAAGGAGCTGTTGTTGAACAATGAAGAACTTGATTCATCaacatcataaacttaatcgcTTCACCTTATTCTATAAAAAGTGTCCAGAATATATCGACGCTCTACTTACCTGACAGTGATCATCTGTCAAAGCCTGGCTGGAGTGTATTATCTGATTCAAGTCAGTATCCATTAGTTCATATACAATGTAAACATCATTGAACTTTCCCCTCTCTGCTGGCCTTATGATGTCCTTAATTTTGACAATCTGCAAAATAATGATGCAATTATTATTCACAGTAAAACAAGTTAAGAAGCGAGTGTAACTAGCCTTAACAACAAAACTCCCTAtaataagattttcagtttATGGTATGCTTATGAATAGCATTGACCAGACATTTAAAAAACAAGCATTTATCCATATTTGGATATTTCCAAATTTGCTAAAGGAAGTAACAGCAGAGGATACGGGATTTGAATGCAAAAGGTTTACATTGTCATGATCCATATGGCAAAGAAGCTTGATCTCTCGAAGCGTCCTCTTGGCATCGATCCTATTGTCAAATGCATTCCCAATCTTCTTGATTGCAACCTCTTCTTTTGTCTCAGAGTTTGTTGCACAGCTGCCATCAGGAAATATTAACCAcctctacttttcttttttggcctCACGAGTACATTGAGTAAAATCAAGATACATATTTCCACATATTCACCAAGAAATCTCCCAAATTTATCAAATGAGTGCAGTAAGAATATTTGAAAGACCTATCTATCTTCACACGTTTTTTGAACTGTTCCTAGTTGATGAGCAAGAAGCCTCGCCATTtccaattcaaatacaaaatcaCCCAAACCAAAGTCAAAACAATAAAGACAGAATTGAATAAAATGAAGTAGTGGCTCATTGGATTTGAATCTCAGATTTAGaacccaagaaaaacaaaaccccacTAAGCTAAAGCCTACCCAATTCAATTTTGAAGTCAACTTTTCAATTCCATGGTGAAAGTCCAACTCAGCTTTTACCAGAATCCTAACAGATATACCATTTCTaagcccaaaaaagaaaaaaaaaacactgatacagaaagagaaagcaaaaagttcagaattttttaataaaaaataaataacagggagggagagagagataccaAACGATGCCGTATGCACCGCGACCGACAGGGTGAATAGGAGGAACATATTTGGCGGAGACTTCAAAGAGGTTACCCAGAATGTTATACTGTATGTACTTGCCTCCGTACAAAGGAAGACCTTCTCTCTTCACCTTATCCTCACTCTCCATCTCTTTCCTTCTGTTTGTCAAACTTctatgagagagagacaggaacaaaaacaagaaaaagagaaagtcTTGCTCAGTTTCTCAAACTGACACACACACAGAAGAtaagaggagaagagagagggacTACAAATAGAAAAGCTGGTGGAGGAGTGACCGCCTGAATATTGGTGAGGGAAAAGCTATGGAGGGGCCGTTTGGCACAACAGGCCTGTCTCTGACAGCCACCACACTAAAAGATCTTTGTTGTTTTCAAActtttcaactttcaaattcGAATGCggaaaagccaaagccaaaacaAAGGTTACTGTTTGTTATTTATAAAAGTCAGTCAGTCAATAAAAGTCAGTGgtcaattttttctctttccttcttccttGCTTACTTCTTGGGTCAAGAAAATTCTACTGCTCAGTTGTCCAGTGCTGCATGTTGAAAgtttgatatttttgtttctatttgaGGGCCCAATATTCCAACTTAAACTTTGACCTGGTCTGGGCCTACTTCTTCTGCAATTTCGATATTATCAATGCtttggattgaagaagaattcTATAGGGAGGGCCATGCATAAGGCTCTCACTATACAATTTTTGGAGTTGGCTAATTCAGTTGCAAACTTATTTGTATTGCATAAAGATATTATCAATGCTAACAAAAAGTTATGTAAACAAAATTACGTAGATTCTAAATGCAGAGACTTGAAATTCATTGTGATAAtaagatttatttttatcaaataaaatattatcttttatacaattataaaacaaaataaaagaattaacCAAGTCTTTTTCTTGGTAATAAaagagtaatttttttttttttcgtgtttcaggttctaaaccaacatgtaaaatttttttttcttgaattgtGCTTGTCGTATTAAAGTACTATATTGTATACAAGTCAAAATTATAATGGGATGACTttgatggaagaaaaaaggCTTTTTTGGAACTCCAAATTCAAAGACATGGGGTTGGGAAAAAGTAACCTTTTGTAAGCACGTTAAGGTCTATGAGTCTATAGTTAGAAATATAATCACtttacaaaattcgacatACATAAATCTAAATactgaaatcttcaattgctagaaattgaaattatgaaaatctaaattccgtcattttagaattctatataattttcaattccttcttcCAAACGGAGAGTAACTTGCAAGTTTGGATTACACATATAACACGTTCTTTACAATTGCTTGCCTCTAGTGATGTTGATTGGGCATGTGATATCAATACCTCTCAATTGTATCtacaatttcttttgtttctctctctttccctatTTTGGTTCACCAttgttaacaattttaggTCTCCATATTTGGAGATGAGGATAAACGCCCTAATTGGGAAAAACCTAATTCTCTTCCTCTCAATTGGGAAAAACCTAATTAATAAATGGATATTGTAAGCATAAAAAGATTGATGAGGCCATaaaaaattggattggattggattgataAAAATTCATTGGTTTCGAACCGATGTACACCCGTACTTGGgaatttcatttcaataacAAATCAATtgcatgtttcttttttgcaattaaaaaatttacttttaagtttctaatatttttttaactagaaatggaagaaaatactCATAACGTCGTGaaagaaattgacaaaattcGTGACTTGTCGTTGAATGAAACCACGGGGCACAATTGACAAAACTCAAATTACATTGATGAAAAGTGAAGAAGTGATAAAGGGATCAAAATTGACTtttgcgttttttttttttttctctctttcctaaTGTACTCTAGTAGAAGAGGACCTGAGGCCGTGCACACTCCAACAAGTAGAAATCTCAGAAAGCGCGTTCGAATGAAGGCTAGGTTTGCATATTTTCTTACTCAGTGCTATTATTCGAGAGATGCTGAAGATGGTGATGCGGAATAtagctgcttcttcttcttcttattgcACCAGCAGGAGATGGAGAGGTATGCCTTGTCTTCACTCTAACTCCACTGTTGTTGTTTTCGCCAACGACTACTTTGCTTTCCTTCACTCTCAACCTTCTAAACCAATCAAATCTACAAGAACCCAACTAGAGCAGCCAGTGAGGAACTCATCGAAAATCACAACTGTTGAGGATGCTTTCAATGTGTTTGATAGAATGCTTCAAATGCGTCCTCCGCCTTCAGTTGTTCGTTTCAATCAAATATTGGGTCAAGTTGCGAAATTGAAACATTATTCGGCCGTCATCTGGTTGTATAACCAAATGGGTGCGTCCGGAATTGGACCTAGTGTGTGCACTCTAACCATTCTCATTAATTGTTATTGTCATCTAAACCAAATGGGGTTTGGTTTATCTGTCTTGGGAAAATTCTTCAAAGTTTGTCTTGAACCAGATGTCTTTACCTTCAACACTCTAATCAACGGCTTTCTTCGCGAGAATAGAGTGGTGGAGGCTTCAggaattttcaacaaaatgatTGCGGGAGGTAATTGTCAGCCTAATGTGGTTACTTATGGCACACTAGTTAAGGGCTTTTGCATGAAAGGTAACAACAGTGCAGCTATTTAATTGCTTAGGAAGATGGAGGAAGGAGCTTGCAAGCCTGACCTAGTTGTCTATAGCACAATCATCGACAGTCTTTGTAAGGATACACTAGTTGATGATGCATTAAACCTCTTCTCAGAAATGATGTGCAAGGGTATTGCCCCAGATGTCATTACCTATAACTCTTTGATGAATGGAGTTTGCAAATTAGGCGAGTGGAACGAAGCTACAAGTTGTTGAATGAAATGGtgagtaaaaatatttttccaaaTGTGTTCACGTTCAACGTCTTGGTAGACACACTTTGTAAGGAGGGGATGGTCGTGGAAGCAGAAGGCGTGGTTGAAATGATGATTAAGAGAGATATTGATCCTGATACGGTTACATACACTACACTCATGGATGGTTACTGTTTGCGAGGAGAAATGGGCAAGGCACAAAAAGTTTTCGAACTGATGCTTAGCAAGGGCTCGGTGGTTAATGTTGTTAGTTACAACACATTGATAAATGGATATTGTAAGAATAAAAAGATTGATGAGGCCATGATGCTCATAGGGGACTGGTTCCAAGTCCTGTTACTTATAGCACTCTTCTGGACGGCTTTTACAAAACGGGCAGAATACAGGACGCACAAAAGTTGTTCTCTAAGATGCAAGCTTGTGGCCAACTTCCTGATGCTCAAACTTATTCTATTTTACTGGATGGCCTGTGTAAAAACCGACAACTTTCTAGCGCAATGCAATTGTTTGGAGAGATGGAAGCGAAGAAGTTGgatattgatattgtgatTTACAGTATTCTTATTGAAGGTTTGTGCGTAGCTGGAAAATTTGAATCTGCAAGGGATCTCTTTTGTGGTTTATCATCAAAAGGACTTCAACCTGATGTGAGGACATACACTATAATGATTAATGGACTCTGTATCGGGGGCCTAACAAGTGAAGCTGAAAAGTTGCTGGTTGAAATGGAAGGGAAAGGCTGTTCTCCAAATGGTTGCACATATAACACAATTATCAGAGGGCTTATCAGTAACAAAGAGACATCAAGGGCGATGGTACTTATTCAAcaaatggtggagaagggtTTATCTGCAGATGCATCAACAACGGAGTTGATAGTTCAATTACTGTCGAAAGATGAAGTGGATCCTGCTTTGTTGCCGTTGATAAAGAATCACACTGAAATTAATTTGCATCTGTGGACAATGAACTGGTGCATCTTTGATGACCATAAAGGTATTACAGTATTTTTGGTTAAGGATGTTGTTATTGTTATGTTGGCTGTTCGAAATGTATTTGGATTTGCAATCTACTTGCTTAAGTTATCACTGAAGTCTGTTGCCTTAAATTGGCGCATGCGTTGTAACTTTCACATGAAAAGGCTGCTCTTTAGTATGTACGTACTCTCCAATATCCAATTCATAGGAGCCCATTTGCTCCCCAACTAAAATCTGGTTATTATTTCATACTTATGTGCTTCACAGGGAAGTAAAGGTTGTCTATTTCAGGTGAAAGAACAGATGAGATCCACATGGTTCTGAATGATTGTGATAGTTGTTTTGGATCGTTCATCTCAGATAATTTTTCCCATCATTGTCCTATAAACTTTTGAATCGTCCATCTGAGATAGTGATAATTCGAGGAAGAAGACTTGTTTGTTGCTATATCTAGCTGGAACTGCTGTCCGTTCAACTCATTATTAAATTTGATTGCATTGAGTCCAAGTAGTAGGAGACCACATTATCTCTTCACATTCAATTAACACATGTCTATCTCATATATGTGATAATGTGATTATGTGATTATGTGATTATGATCATACGATATGATTATGATCGAAACAAAAGGATCGGGTAGTTCtccttttgatttcatattgcTTTCATTTCGGACAGAAGTTGAATTAATGAACTCAATTTTGCAGGCAGCAGGAAAGTTGATTAAATAATGTAATTAGGTATAATGGTCATAACAATTGGCTGAAAGGCCACCCTTTTGGAATTTGGATGGCAATGTGGAGTGtcaaaagagaaggagaaaccCAAATGATACATAAACGTAGGGCCGATGTATT
Protein-coding regions in this window:
- the LOC18774785 gene encoding mitogen-activated protein kinase homolog NTF6; amino-acid sequence: MESEDKVKREGLPLYGGKYIQYNILGNLFEVSAKYVPPIHPVGRGAYGIVCCATNSETKEEVAIKKIGNAFDNRIDAKRTLREIKLLCHMDHDNIVKIKDIIRPAERGKFNDVYIVYELMDTDLNQIIHSSQALTDDHCQYFLYQLLRGLKYIHSANVLHRDLKPSNLLLNANCDLKICDFGLARTTSETDFMTEYVVTRWYRAPELLLNCSEYTAAIDIWSVGCIFMEIIRREPLFPGKDYVQQLSLITELLGSPDDSDLGFLRSDNARKYVKQLPHVPKQPFVQKFPNVSPLAIDLAEKMLVFDPSKRITVEEALNHPFLSSLHEINEEPVCPSPFVFDFEQATLDEEDIKELVWRESLHFNPDDMLG